GCATGGCTTTAAAAACCTCTCAAAGCTCTGCTTTCTGTgtttaattcataaaaaaaactgcagtttaATTTCACTCTGATGTAATTAAGTGAGATTGTCCTGATTATTACAGGATGTGGCTGCTCTGAAGGTGTTATCACCAAAACAGTAAACAATCaaggctaaaaacaacataaatctTATGATTCATCTGGTATAGGATCATTTAATGAatggatatatatatttgcatgttCGATCCTGTTTCTATGGGCTCTTTGAAGAGGGTCACTTTCACCAAAACAGTATAAACAGTGAATATAAATCTTATGATTCATGTGGTATAGGGTCATTTAATGAATGGATATGTATTTGCATGTTCGATCTGGGCTCTTTGAGAAGATATTttggagagaaaataaaaggCATCTTAACATTTTTGCAAGCCAGCCATATCAATATAAAACGTTATTACAGATGTTAAATAGCCTGTAGGGACTATTCAAATAAATCCAGCTGTTATCATCagtctacaaaaaaaaaaaaactgcagttttAATTTCACTCTGATGTAATTAACTGAGATTGTCCTGATTATTACAGGATGTGGCTGCTCTGAAGGTGGCATTTCCACCAAAACAGTAAACAATGAACACTAAAACAACATCAATCTTATGATTCATAGGATAATTTAATGAATGGATTTGCACGTTCGATCCTGTTTCTGGGCTCTTTGagaagatattaaaaaaaaaggcatctTAACATTTTACAAGCCAGCCATATTAATATAAAACGTTATTACAGATGTTAAATAGCCTGTAGGGACTATTTGACACTAATCCAGCTGTTATCATCAGTCTACAGACTAAAGTTTGtgtcttatttattatttatgaacTATAATGAGGCAGCTTTATCTATTATTACAAAGCATAGTATCACAGTTATTATAATGTAAAACACATCTCTCACAGTGAAGCCACAATGAACTTTGACTGAGCAGTtccttcatttattattattattattatgatcgtCTTATTTTTAATCCTTATTATTTGGACAGAATTAAATTATAGGTTAATCTAAAGTGTCCTTTTGTCGCAACCGTCTATAAGAGCTGTgtcaaaatatgttttcaattAAATACTGCAGAAATGGCCCCGCCATGTTGTGTTCCTTCAGGAAAAAgattgcctgtttttttttttcatgaatgaaCAGAGAAACGAGGAGACGACGACGCACTCTGATGAATCTCCCATCACAGAGAATAAAACAAATAGCCAGACACACACGGGTATAACATGTATAAAATGTGGTAGCATTAGAAGATGTGGACgtgtttgatttattgataATCCTAGAAATGTTTGACTGGAGTCACAATCCGAGCTGCCATTCACAAAAAGTCCACTGAGCTGAGTGGTGAGTTGTTgtagcagcagagcagagctggcTGTCCTAATGCTGCTCATTCTCCCCATGCAGGGCTCAGCTTTTCTCAATGGACCACATCTGTCCAGCCTGTTTGCTTAGTCACAATGACATAAATATCACCTTATTCTCCTCTTATATCTCTCACATTCATATGTGATGTATAGTGGTGCATTAAAAAATGGCATGACTGCAATAACTGCACACAAAAATCAATTCAATTATAAACCCGTATTATGATATAATCataatatttatgatataaattGCAAGTTTAATACTGTTTAAGCTGTTTTAATCTATATATGAGTTCATGACAAAAGGTATATAAAGTGATTTCCTTTGGATAGCCTCCACTAAACCCCTACCTGTATAGCATGTTATGTAATTCGAATATTTATTTAGAGTTGTAAAATGTGtaatatatttttctgttttatggCTTTTgcttattatttattcttttttttaatagtcaaaTTGATCTagttattttcttaatttctttctaattaattcaattaaataaataatgtcagTTAATTAATCATTCAGGTTCATGATGAACCTCTTGTATCATGCAGACTTGACATTCAACTGCCATTTTGTGTTACACAACCTTGCCTGTGGTTACGTGTGCAGGGCACATTTGTGTTATACAACCCAATGAAATGATTTTCTTTGGCTTTATCCTGATATTGACCTTTTCCCCTGTCCGTTCTCTAGGGGGCTTCAACAAGTTCCAGTCGGAGTACCCCGAGCACTGCGAGACCAATTTGGACTGCTCCTGTCCCAGCAGCTCGCCGCCGGCCTCCGTCCTCGGCCTGGGAGGGCTTCGCATCAGCTCCGACTGCTCGGACGGGGAGTCCGACCGCGAGCCGGGCAGCGCCACAGAGTCGGAGGGCAGCCCGCTCCCCAACAACCAGCCGGCGTTTCCCGTCCAGATCCTGCCGTACCTTTACCTGGGCTGTGCCAAAGACTCCACCAACCTGGATGTGCTCAGCAAGTACAACATCAAGTACATCCTCAACGTGACGCCCAACCTGCCCAACATGTTCGAACACGAAGGGGACTTCAAGTACAAACAGATCCCCATCTCCGATCACTGGAGCCAGAACCTCTCGCAGTTTTTCCCCGAGGCCATTTCATTCATTGGTGAGTAAAGGCGGAGAGAATATGTACTGTAATGTTAGAACAGCAACGTaaccattatttttattatcgatTCATCCAAGGTGTCATCTTCATGtgtccaaaacccaaactaTCATACATGACAGAGAAGTAAATCTGCACATTTTTGAGAAACTGGAACCAGCAAACATCTGGTGTTTTCTTGCTTGAAAAGATATTAAATGATCATCAAAAGAATTGGTgaaaccaatcaatcaatcagtcaaaaatagtgaaaaatgctcaTCATAATCCCCCAAAGGCCAagttgacatcttcaaattgcttgttttgtccaaacaacaGTACAAAACCAAAATATATTCACTTCACTATCATAAAActaagaaaagcatcaaatattCACCACTGGTTTTTGcttaaaaatgacttaaatgatcAACCAATCAATCTATTACTTCAGCACTAGTTGTGTTATGTTAAGTGTATCCTCCATTACTCCCTTTGCCTACATTTATCCTAGATGTTCATATATCatataaaagaaaaatctttctgctagtgctgcaactaacaattattttcattgtcgattaatctgttgattattttctcaattaattgattagttgttgtcagaaaatggtgaaaaatattgatcagtgtttcccaaagcccaagaatgacgtcctcaaatgtcttgttttgtccacaactcaaagatatttagtttattgtcatagaggagtaaagaaaccagaaaatattcacatttaaaaagctggaatcagagaattttgactttttttttttcataaaaaaatactcaaactgattaatcgatcagCAAAACagtttgtgattaatttaatagttgacaactaattgattaattgttgcagctctactttctGCCAAATAATAGGTTTTGTGGAAAAACGTTTAAACAGAATTGGTGGGAAATTCTCTTAAAAATGTCTTCGGTGAGCTGCATTTAGACATCCAGCTGGCTGTATTTTACTAttcctgattaaatatgaattcaaCATCAcaaaagggttagggttaaagcAAAGTTctgaataaaacatgtaaatagATTCTTTGAGAATTGGGTCATACCGAAGCCACAAGAATTTGAGCCCCTCATCTCGTCCCATTTCTCAGTATTTCCCGTCATTCCCCATCATTCCCTTTGACTTAATTCCCAGAGAGCGAGTAAATTCCCTCTCTGATGAGTCAGTGGGAACCAGAGAGTGTTTGTCTTAGATTGTCCAGACCCCCTGacacttttctttattttttaagactGATGTTTCATCTTAGGTGGGAAGAAGTGTGACATATGCCAGAGCCAGAGGTCGTGGCAGATTTGGGTCACGCTGAtgttaaatgctgctgtctggctgtctgtaATGTGCAGGGATTTCATCAGGTCTTTTTAGTAACAGCAGGGTAATTATGGGTAAAGGAGAAAAGCTCAGGCTGAAAAGGACACCCAGATATGACCTTACAATGTTCTGTTTTAAACCGTGGATTCCTTAAATATCTGAAATTATTGTGCGAACGTATAGAAGTGGAGGAATGTGATGTTTTCTGGCATTTTAACAGGCCGATAAATGGATAAATTCTTGCGTTATAATGCATCTAAAGCACAGATAAAGTGACGTAATGCTGCACAATGTGAAGATCGGTTCAGGACAGATTAACCACTGGATACTTATTTGACTCCTGAGTCTTGTATAGTTGTGGAAAGTGAGCACACATCACATATAAATTTAATTTGGCATCCGCTTGGCAGCCTGAGCTCGTGAGCCAACTGACCCCAATCCTACAACAAGAGATGCAGGCAGAGAGAGTGAGGAGAGgcacagagagagataaaggagaggatgaaagagagagaagggaggaagaaaggaaagaagCACTTAACTCTCGCGCTCTAATGGCCTGCAGTGATGCAAGTGCAAGGGCTCGTAACTGATAGAAGGTGGATGGATGTAGCCCGTTAATAATGTAAgatggttttttttaattcaggtTTTTCTACAGACTGAGAGCAAAAAAGCAGAATGAAACATGACTTTCTGCTGTCATTGAGAAAAGTCGTTCTGGAATAAAAAATATAGTAAATGGTTAGAAAGAAAGATCTAATTCTCAGCTCTCGTGTTATGACCGGGTGGATGACGTTCAATGGAGTTATATAATATCGTTCTATAACTTTCTGTTGCACAAATGATTCTAATTTAGTTGTAATTCAATACTAACACAATATGCTATTGTTTGAGTtatagattttgttttttgtttgttttacacatAAATTCAACATGCTGTTTAATACGCTAAAACactatgtgagatattttagtatgtccaaaaccttagtatgaaaccaagaGTACGTGAATTGCAGAATATTTAAgtaaaattgtaatattacagtatgcaacgctggacactacggcggcataaatatcccacaatgcagtgcggtagtgacgacaacgttcataacggacgttgacggacagctctgtaacatcaataacacttcagtTTAATTTTAAGTATAACATTTCagtttgctaggcgtaatatatattttaaattagttcagacttgattcccacaaaccgtcgttttggtcacatgaggttggcacgggttgccacggttacacgtctccaaccggcaaggaggctctcaggaagtgacgacgtaaattactgctcagtgtgtccAAGAAGATaaatactactgtttattcacacgaGTATGTTAAATGATAGTACACGTATTGtgcacatattgagtatgtagtgcagaGTGTGTGATTTTGGACGAAGCCATAGTCTCATGTAATAAAAAACACAGCCCATTGCTCCAGAAAATGTGGTTTTAAGCCGTAATTATTTTTCTATAACATTAAATAGTCATGactaaataagaaataatcaaatatacagttagtaaaaaaaattatttatttattcacccatttgtgcccgcaactgacatttttaatttcctttggtggaagtcttctctgggcttgcctcagcacaaatgtgaagacattttcaaaatctgtcaaaccgtgagtttttcttatcatgttatttttagtatttgggcacatgatgGGACTACAAATAATTCTCCtcgcccaaatactagatatagtatgataagaaaatgtctgtatatcagaaactacaaggagcacaatcaagtatttggtatctatgaacacATATGTCGTGTAAAAATATCATatggaaaatatttaatcaacacAATGTTCGcgtttttcctaatttttaaaaaatccggaaagtgtgatttttcatgtgatctaagtGATCAAAGTTGTACTGctagatacttgcccaaagtgtgtctgtgccaaatttcaatacttttgaccaatcagaacaaatgttgtggcattttttcctcatcaaactaaatatagtctttggacACAAATAGGTTAAAAGTTTCACAATCAAAGAGTGTTCTGGCATCACGTTTTTCTACCTGAGCCAGCATGAAACCAGTGAAAAGAGCAcatagagagaaagaaatgcagaaatatGTTGAGTGAAACCAAAACTGTCCCAACTTAGGCAGAAAAttgtgtgttcatgtaggaTCCCATCGCTCATAGTAACAAGATTATTGAGAAAAATAGGTTTTCAGACCCTTTTAACATAGGTTTGCCAATTTTTATATGTGATTGATATTCTGTTATTCAtcgttatatatgatataatataataataatattgtgatGTTCATTGTTTGTTAGCAACCCCATTAGATGTAAACAACTACTCTTTTAGAGGTCAGTgttcaaatatacagtatagtcacATAGATACTGTAAATACAACAGCTGCAATATCACCATTAACAAATAATAAATCTCAACTCATAAGCACACCCACACAGCAgagaaacaaaatagaaaagaaTACTTATTCTGcttatttatattgtatataccTGTTTTATTAGAACAATCCATAATGTCAGTAAAATTGTAGGTCAGAGAATCTACAGACTTTTCCTTCTGGCTCATTGATAATCTGAATGCTAACATGTATGACTGAGTAGGTTTTAACAGTAATCTAATCCTCTCTCATGCTTCCCTCTGCTTGTCTCGTTCCCTCTCTTCCGCAGACGAGGCGCGCTCAAAAAAGTGTGGCATCCTGGTGCACTGTCTGGCCGGGATCAGCCGCTCGGTGACCGTCACGGTGGCCTACCTGATGCAGAAGCTCAACCTATCGCTCAACGACGCGTACGACTTCGTCAAGCGGAAAAAGTCGAACATTTCTCCGAACTTCAACTTCATGGGCCAGCTCCTGGACTTTGAGCGGACGCTGGGCCTCAACAGCCCCTGCGATAACCACTCGACCTCCCCGACGCACGAGCAGCTCTTCTTCACCACCCCGACCAATCACAACGTGTTTCAACTGGACACGCTGGAGTCAACATGAAAATTAGAGGGGGGACTGTCCCTTCTTTTGGAGGGGTTAAAGGTGGTGTTGTTACCATGATAACAAGCGGCTGCACTGGAGGGAAGCAGCCGGTTTTAATGAATGTTTTAGCCTCCCGAGGCTCGT
This portion of the Sebastes fasciatus isolate fSebFas1 chromosome 1, fSebFas1.pri, whole genome shotgun sequence genome encodes:
- the dusp7 gene encoding dual specificity protein phosphatase 7 — protein: MRINHPRRGSVIVTVLMMSSKTVEWLQEELESGSGSGSLLLLDCRAHELYESSHVESAINLAIPGLMLRRLKKGNLPIRSIIPNNEDKERFVKRCKTDVVVLYDEATGAAERHQETSSTSGLLGSSVLGLLLHKLRDDGCKAFYLEGGFNKFQSEYPEHCETNLDCSCPSSSPPASVLGLGGLRISSDCSDGESDREPGSATESEGSPLPNNQPAFPVQILPYLYLGCAKDSTNLDVLSKYNIKYILNVTPNLPNMFEHEGDFKYKQIPISDHWSQNLSQFFPEAISFIDEARSKKCGILVHCLAGISRSVTVTVAYLMQKLNLSLNDAYDFVKRKKSNISPNFNFMGQLLDFERTLGLNSPCDNHSTSPTHEQLFFTTPTNHNVFQLDTLEST